ACATTAATGGGAGCTATTGCCTATGATAAAGGTGACTATCCAAATGGAGATTATTGGTTTAGAGAAGCAATCCAACGTGGTGCTAAAACTGAAGATATCGATGATGAAATCAAGCGAGTGGTTAGGAATACAAAAGATGAAGAAAAAAGACACACTGTAGCCGCATACCTACTCAAAAAAGATAGCGAACAGTATGCTTGGGCGAAAGCTTATCTCAAAAAATCGAAAGATAAGGGCTGGTGAATTTGCGTAGAATTTAACTAAATGTGGTAATAAGAAGCTAAGCTTATCAAGAACACTCCCGACTCAAAACAATCTTCCCCGAAGGAAGTCGATACACGCCAAGTGGTTCCACAATAAGATCTCCTTTCTGCCACGAACGCTCTACATTACGTACAGTACCAGTCGGATAAGTCGAAATAGAAACATCTCCAGGACGGTTGGGTAAACCGCCAGCACCTGTAATGATGAAACTACCTTCAAGCTTGTTACCACGGGCAATACAACTACTAGCAATGAGAGTATTGGTGTCAATCGGATTTTGCGGTAGTTCGATTAGGCTGTTTTCGACAAAGCTGTTATCAGGTATGCTGATATTACCAGATGCGATAAGCGGAGCTTAACGGCTAAAGCCGAATCGCACCAGTTGCATTGACATCGACACGGTTGTTGTTGTCCAAGGCGAAGAGATTGGTACCTTTAGCAGCAGGTTTGTAGTTTTCACCAAAGAAGGCGGGGGTTGGGGGATCGACAACGTGTGAAACCCTTAAAATACCGTTGAGGTTGCGTAAGTCCTATAGGTCTGTATTTGCCCGAAAGTGTAAACAAAAAATATATGCTCAACTCAAATAAACAGACTCGGTGACACCTTAAAATAATCACCCAGCGCTTTAGCTTGTGCCTTGCTAATGGAACGCTTTCCACTCACAACCTCGGACACTACACCGCTCGAACCGATAATTCCTACCAAGTCAGCTTGACGGGTACCACTCGCTTCCATCATATGTTGCAAAATTTCATGAGGCGCAGATTCATCCATCGGATAGTTCTGTGTCTCATAGGCTTCAACCAATATCACTAACAACTTGTGTAAAGCTTGCTCCTCAATTGTGCGATTCTTTTTAAAGGTGAGTTGTTCTACTACTTTCAAAATCCTTTCGTACTCTTCCTCTGTGTCAATTGCAACAGGAACCACTTCAGCCAGCAAATTGCGATAAGTGCTTCGATCAAAAGTAAGGATCATTTTTCC
This genomic interval from Scytonema hofmannii PCC 7110 contains the following:
- a CDS encoding helix-turn-helix domain-containing protein; its protein translation is MILTFDRSTYRNLLAEVVPVAIDTEEEYERILKVVEQLTFKKNRTIEEQALHKLLVILVEAYETQNYPMDESAPHEILQHMMEASGTRQADLVGIIGSSGVVSEVVSGKRSISKAQAKALGDYFKVSPSLFI